The segment ATATTAGAAACTTGCAAACCTAACGAACTTTCAGGACTATTAGTAATCCCAAGCTGGACAGAAGCAAAATCCTCATCATTCAAAGCTGTCCGTCGTTGATGTTCCATTGCCAAGGCAGCAAGAGTATCTGCGGTCTCTCCTGATTGAGTTACGCCAATAGTCAATGTGTGAGGTGAAACAGGAGGAGGTGCGTAGCGAAATTCACTAGCAAAGAACACAGAAGTTCTAATACCAGCAAATTGTTCTAAAAGATATGCCCCAACAAGTCCTGCATGCCTACTAGTTCCACAAGCTAAAATCTGAATTTGATCTACAGATTCATAAACAGATAAGTCATATGGAGATGCCACTGGGCTTTCACTTGGTAAATCAACTGGCAAATATTTAGATAGCCATAACTCAACAGTTTCTGGTTGTTCATGAATTTCCTTGAGCATGAAATGACGGAAATTTCTTTTATCGATAACTTGATCAAGGCCACTTAGGAACAAAGGACTCCTATTTTTACGATTGCCTTGAATGTCATAAAGCTCAATGCCTAGAGGGGTTAAAAGAGCAACTTCTTCATCCTCCATTGGAAGAATTGTTCTTGTAAAGCCAGCTAAAGCAGGCATATCACTTGCACAAAGAAACTCTCCTTCGCCCAAACCAATAACCAAAGGAGCTTGTTTTTTTGCAACAATTAATGCATCAGGAGTTGCAGACCAAACAATTGCAATTGCATAAGCACCTTCTAAAAGGTCTAAGACTCTTCTTACTGCATCTAACAAAACTGAACTACTTGGAGTTCTACCTTCCTTTATAAACTTTTCGAGTTCCTTGGCAATTAAATGAGGAATGACTTCAGTATCAGTTTCAGAAACAAAGCTCACCCCTTGATTTTCTAAGTTCTTACGTAAAGAAGTGTGATTTTCAATGATTCCATTTTGAACAACAGCAACTTGTCCTGAATTATCTCTATGAGGATGGGCATTACGTTCTTCTGGCTTCCCATGAGTAGCCCAACGAGTATGACCAATACCTAAATAGCCCGGTGTTCCCTCTTTTTCAATTAACCCTGCAAGGTTCACGAGTTTACCTTTAGCCTTTTTACAGGTAACAAAGCCAACTGGGGAATTTTTTTGCTGAGTAACCGTAGCTAAACCCGCGGAATCATAACCACGATATTCAAGCTTCCTTAAACCATCTAATAGAAGTGGTGAGGCTTCTCGAGATCCAACAAAAGCAACAATCCCACACATATATTCTTTAAAGGCTAATTAGATAGCCAGGCTTTTTTTATATGACAAAACTAACTTAAGAATGAGTCTTAAGCATTAATAAGCCAAGCCCATACTGCGAGTTGTTTCATCACCAAGATAGACCCGAATACTTAAGAAGTCTGTAGGACAAGCGGTTTCACATCGCTTGCAGCCTACACAATCTTCAGTTCGGGGGGAGGATGCAATTTGGCCTGCCTTACACCCATCCCATGGAACCATTTCCAAAACATCCAAAGGACAAGCTCTGACACACTGTGTGCATCCGATGCATGTGTCGTAGATCTTTACTGCGTGGGACATAAAAGCCCTTAATGAAAGCTGATGTAAAAAACTTTACTCAATTTGGTTCAACATAAAGAGATTCATGCATCTGGCTTCACTCTTGTTAACTAGAACCCATTAGCCCGTAAGATGCAGTTCGGATCTAAATAATGTATGTCTCAGGACACAATCCTCGAAAAAGTTCGTTCTATCGTTTCAGAACAACTCAGTGTTGATGCAGGCGAAGTCAAGCTTGAATCAAATTTTCAAAACGACCTTGGAGCCGACTCTCTCGATACTGTTGAGTTGGTAATGGCTCTTGAAGAGGCTTTTGACATCGAAATCCCAGATGAAGCCGCGGAAGGTATCGCCACCGTTGGTGATGCCGTCAAGTACATAGACGAAAAGCAAGGTTGAGGATCTCATGATGGAGAATCTCCATCGAGTTGTTATCACTGGGCTCGGCGCTATTACCCCAATTGGAAATACCGTCGAGGAATATCTTGCAGGTCTGCAATCTGGAGTAAATGGCGTTGGTCCAATTACTCTATTTGATGCATCTAACCATGCCTGCCGTTTTGGTGCTGAAGTCAAAAACTTCGATCCAACTGGCTTACTCGAGCCAAAAGAATCGAAAAGATGGGACAGGTTTTCTAAATTCGCAGTAATTGCTGCAAAGGAAGCCATATCCAACTCAGGTTTATCTATTAATGAACACAATGCATCACGCATTGGAGTCATTATTGGATCTGGAGTTGGTGGTTTATTGACTATGGAAACCCAGGCTCAAGTCCTTAATGTCAAAGGTCCAGGAAGAGTTAGCCCTTTTACTGTTCCTATGATGATCCCAAACATGGCGACAGGTCTAACGGCTATTGCACTGGGTGCTCAAGGCCCTAGTTCGGCCGTTGCCACTGCATGTGCGGCAGGTTCGAATGCAATTGGAGACTCTTTCCGCTTGCTTCAGCTTGGGAAAGCAGACGCCATGATTTGTGGAGGAGCAGAAGCAAGTATTACGCCCCTTGGAGTTGCTGGTTTTTCCAGCGCAAAAGCCCTCTCATTCAGAAATGAAGATCCATTAAGCGCTAGTAGACCATTTGATGCTGAGCGTGATGGATTTGTCATTGGAGAAGGAGCAGGTGTACTAGTTTTAGAAACCCTTGAGCATGCTAAAAAACGTAATGCTCCTATCTACGGAGAAGTTATTGGTTACGGAACCACCTGTGATGCTCATCACATTACATCTCCTACACCTGGTGGCTTAGGTGGAGCTAAAGCTATGAAAGAAGCTCTTTCAGACGCCCAAGTCAACCCCAATGAAGTTGATTACATTAATGCGCATGGAACTAGCACTCCAGCAAATGACAGTAATGAAACTTCTGCCATCAAAACTGCACTAGGAGAAAGAGCTAAGCAGATACCTGTGAGTTCAACAAAATCAATGACAGGTCATCTACTTGGCGGGTCTGGAGGCATTGAAGCGGTAGCATGTGTTCTCTCTATTCAGCATGGAGTAATCCCACCTACTATCAACTATTCCAACCCAGATCCAGCTTGTGATTTGGACTATGTCCCCAACTCTGCTAGAGAAAATAAATTAAATATTGTACTTTCCAATTCATTTGGATTTGGAGGTCACAATGTTTGCTTGGCCTTTAGAAAATTTTTCTAAAAGAATCCAACACCCAATCAGAAAGAAACTTCTAATCACTCTTTAACACAATGGTCGCTGCGCCCGCTTCACTCGATACTCTTTGCATTAACAGCATTCGAATGCTGGCTGTTGATGCAGTTAATAAATCCAAAAGCGGACATCCTGGATTACCTATGGGATGTGCACCAATGGGATATGCCCTTTGGGACAAGTTTTTAAACCATAATCCTAAAAATCCCAAATGGTTCAATCGAGACAGATTTGTTCTTTCTGCTGGTCATGGCTGCATGTTGTTATATGCCCTATTACATCTAACTGGGTACGATTCAGTAACTATTGAAGATATCAAACAATTTAGGCAATGGGGCGCAAAAACTCCTGGGCACCCTGAGACTTTTGAAACAGCTGGTGTAGAAGTTACTGCAGGTCCTTTAGGAGCAGGAATCTCAAATGCAGTTGGACTAGCAATTGCAGAATCACATCTAGCAGCAAAATTCAACAAACCAAATCTTTCTATTGTTGACCATTTCACCTACGTCATCATGGGAGATGGATGCAATCAAGAAGGGGTTGCATCAGAAGCATGTTCTTTAGCTGGTCATTTAAAGCTTGGAAAACTTATTGCTTTATATGATGACAATCACATAACTATTGATGGCAGAACAGATGTTTCTTTTACCGAAGATGTACTGAAAAGATATGAATCATATGGATGGCATGTCCAGCATGTAAAAGATGGGAATTCCGATGTAAATGCAATTTCTCAGGCTATAGAAACAGCTAAAGCCGTAACAGATAAACCTTCAATCATTAAAATAACAACCACTATTGGATATGGATCTCCCAACAAAAGCGATACTGCTGGAGTTCATGGAGCACCTCTAGGCGAAGAAGAAGCTGATCTAACCAGAAAATCGTTGAATTGGCCTTATGGTCCTTTTGAGATACCTCAAGAAGCTTATGAGCAATACAGGAAAGCAATAGATAAAGGTTCCAAGTTAGAAAGCAATTGGAATGACTTGCTTGCAACATATCGATCTAAGTATCCAAATGAATCAAAGGAATTTGAAAGAATGTTGCGAGGCGAGCTACCGGGAAATTGGGACCAAAATTTACCGACTTATTCATCAGAAGACCAAGGGTTAGCCACAAGGAAACATTCCCAAATCTGTTTAGGCGCTCTCGGACCAAATCTGCCAGAACTCATTGGAGGTTCTGCAGACTTAACTCATTCAAATTACACTGATATCAAAGGGGAGACAGGATCATTCCAGCCTGAGACTAGGGAAAAGCGCTATTTGCATTTTGGAGTAAGGGAACATGCAATGGCAGCTATTCTTAATGGCATTGCCTATCACGACAGCGGACTAATTCCCTATGGAGGAACATTCTTAGTATTTGCTGACTATATGAGAGGCTCAATGAGACTTTCAGCTCTCAGCGAGCTCGGAGTGATTTATGTTTTAACTCACGACTCAATAGGCGTGGGAGAAGATGGACCAACTCACCAACCAATAGAAACTATTCCTTCCCTTAGAGCAATGCCAAATATGCTTGTCTTTAGGCCAGGAGATGGGAATGAGACGACTGGCTCTTACAAGCTGGCGATCAAAAATAGGAATCGGCCTAGTTCCCTATGCCTAAGTAGACAAGGAATGCCGAATCAAAGAAATTCCTCTAGCGATAAAGTTGCATTTGGAGGGTATGTTCTTGAAGATTGCGAAGGCACACCTGAATTAATAATGATTGGTACAGGTAGTGAACTAAATCTTTGTGTTGAAGCAGCGAAGGAATTAAAAAATAAGGGTAAAAAAGTTCGTGTTGTTTCTATGCCATGTGTTGAACTATTTGAAGAGCAAAGTAGTTCTTATAAAGAAGAAGTTTTACCAGTTAATGTAAGAAAACGTCTAGTTGTAGAAGCAGCCGAAACTTTTGGATGGCATAAATATATTGGACTTGATGGTGACAGCGTCACAATGAATGGATTTGGCGCATCTGCCCCTGGTGGGACTTGTATGGAAAAATTTGGCTTTACCGTTGAAAATGTTCTCAACAAAGCTACTAAACTTTTAGGTTAAATATTTTTTAAGAGTTGATAGTGCTATGAACTCTCAACTCTTATCTAATTTCAAAGATGATGATGGTGAAGTACCTTTGGACTTAATTGCATCTTCTAATTGATCTAAATCTTTATCAGTAATTTTTGTTTGCATCGGACAATGTTTAGGTCCGCACATTGAACAAAATTCTGCTTGCTTATATATGTCTGCTGGAAGAGTTTCATCGTGATACTGTCGAGCTCTCTCGGGGTCAAGTGATAACTCAAACTGTTTATTCCAATCAAATGCATATCTAGCTTTACTCAATTCATCATCTCTATCACGAGCTCCGGAACGATGTCTGGCAATATCAGCGGCATGTGCTGCAATTTTATACGCAATTAAACCTTCTCGTACATCCTCAGGATTTGGTAATCCCAAATGTTCTTTGGGCGTTACATAACAAAGCATCGCAGTGCCATACCAGCCAGCCATAGCAGCACCAATAGCACTTGTAATGTGATCGTATCCAGGTGCAATATCTGTTACTAAAGGTCCTAAAACATAAAATGGTGCTTCAGAACAATCTTCCATCTGTTTTCTTACATTAAATTCAATTTGATCCATAGGAACATGACCAGGTCCCTCCACCATGACTTGCACATCATGCTTCCAAGCTCTCTTCGTAAGTTCTCCCAAAGTTTTCAATTCAGCCAATTGAGCCTCATCAGACGCATCATGTAAACAACCTGGACGCAAAGAATCTCCTAATGAAAAACTGCAATCATACTTTTTAAAAATCTCACAGATATCATCAAAACGAGTAAAAAGAGGGTTTTGGCGATGGTGATAAAGCATCCACTGAGCAAGAATACCTCCACCTCTACTTACTATCCCAGTCAATCTGCCTTTGACTTTAGGTAAATGTTCAATTAATAAGCCAGCATGGATAGTTTGATAATCAACTCCCTGTTGACAATGCTTCTCAATGATATGAAGGAAGTCTTCTTCGGAAAGCTTCTCAATAGATCCATGTACACTCTCTAAAGCCTGATAAACAGGTACTGTTCCTATTGGTACTGGTGAAGCATTAATAATTGCTGTTCTGACTTCATCTAAATTCACCCCTCCAGTAGAAAGATCCATTACAGTATCTGCTCCATATTTGACAGCTAGGTCAAGCTTTTTCAACTCTTCTGCTACATCACTAGCATTTGGAGAAGCACCGATATTTGCATTTACTTTGCATCTAGAAGCAACTCCAATTGCCATAGGCTCTAAATTCACATGATTAATATTTGCGGGAATAATCATTCGACCCCGAGCAACTTCTTCCATAACCAATGAATTTGGAAGGTTTTCTCTATTGGCAACAAAGGCCATCTCTTCAGTAACTATTCCCTTCCTAGCAAAATGCAATTGAGAAACATTACTATTCCCCTTTCTGGAAGCCACCCATGAAGCTCTCATAACCCTATTTTGAATTTAAAGGAGAACCCGAACTGGCTTTGATCACACAAAATGCACTTTCCTTCGCCGGAATAACCCGAATCAGGTTCAGAGGGTGTGATCTCAGCCAGAGAAGCTTTCGCTTTTAGGCACCCCTAGTGATATTCGTAAAATAGCTAAATTTTCAAAAAAAACTTAAATATCAAATTAAGAGTTATTAGTTTCTTCCATCTGATTTAACTTAAGAAACAGTTTTTTTCTTCTCTGATGACGCTCTACAAATCCTGTACAAATGAAACCTATCCCAATCAGTAAGGCAGGTAAAGCTTGTACACGATCATTGCCCTTTCTTTGATAGAAGCCAAAAATAGCAATTACTACTAATAATGGAGCGGCTATTCTGATCAAAGTTTTGCTAGAAGGCTTGCCTAGTTTCATTGGGTTTCGTTCATCCAAGACAAAAGAGTTCTTGCTAAAAGGCAAATACCAATTTCTAAAGCACTTTCATCTGGAGAAAAGTATCCACTATGAAGTGGCGCACATCCCTCCAAACCACTAACTCCTAATCTAAACATTGTCCCAGGGACATCTTTCAAAAACTCTGCGAAATCCTCAGCCCCTAAGGAAGGTTGTTCCAATCTCACAACATTTGAAGATTCGAGTAAAGAAATCGCAGATTTCTCAAGCAAGGAACTCAAGTAAGGATCGTTATAAACTGGTGGTGCTATTGCGCGATAATGAACTTTAGCCTCAGCTCCTAAATTAGAGGCAATTCCTTGAACGGTATTTGCAATCCAATCAGGCAAAGTTTCATTTAATTGAGGATCTAAACACCGAACTGTTCCTAACAACATCACTCTGTCAGCAATAACATTAAAAGCTTGACCACCTTGTATTTTCCCAAAACTAATAACCACTGGAGAAAGAGGGTCTAAACATCTGCTAATTGCCTCTTGAATGCCCGTAATAACTCTTGCCCCTATCCATATTGGATCTATCGCTTGATGTGGTCTAGCTCCATGCCCTCCTTCTCCAATAATCTCTATTTCAAGTTCTCCGGCTGCAGCTGTTAATACTCCACTTTTGACTCCTATTTTGCCAACGGGCAAATCAGGATATACATGAACACCAAACAGTGCATCCACTCCATTCAAAGCCCCATCAGCTTTCATCCATCGTGCTCCGGAAGCAATTTCTTCAGCTGGTTGAAATAAAATTCTCACCCCATTTATTTGATTAGAATTTTGAGCCAACATTCTTGCTACACCTAAACCAATACAAGTATGTAAATCATGACCACAAGCATGCATAACACCTTGGTTGAGAGAGGCAAAACTTAAACCCGTTTTTTCTTCTACTGGCAAAGCATCCATATCAACTCTTAACCCAACAAGTGAGCCAGAAATATCTCCTAAATCAGCGATTAATCCTGTTTTCCCTACAGCTTCTTTAACCTTCCATCCATATTTTTTTAATTCTCCAGAAATCAATGCAGCAGTCTGATACTCCTGGCCACTTAATTCAGGATGAGAATGAAAATGCCTCCTTAAGTCAATTAATTCTGGCATTAAGGTTTTAAGTACTTCCTTTTCTTGATTTAATAGATTCATTAATATGTCAAATCTATAAAAGCCAATAAGTCTTCAAAGGGATCTGGAGGCCAACGCAGAGATTCTAGAAGCCAAGCTTTTTGTGAATATTGATTATTTAAACCAACTACAGCCACCCAATTACTTTTGGCTTCTCCAATAAACCCCTGCCTCCATAAAAGAGCAGTTAAAGCTGCTCTGCAATCAACAAACATTGGATACTTTCTAATAATTGAACGAAGCTCTGATTCAGCCTGAGCATATTCCTTTAATTGATAATTAGCCAAAGCTTTACTAAGACGAGCCCCATAAAAGTTCGATTCAAAGATTTGAGCTTTATTAAATAAAACCGCAGCTTCTTTCCAATGACCTTGTGAACCATCAACCCAACCCAAGCTGTATAAAGCGGATGCATTTTCGGCGTCTCTATCAAGAATCCATTTGTAATCTTGTTCAGCTTCTTCCCATCTTTGTAAACTCTCTTCTGCAATGCCTTTATTGAAATGAGGGTCTAGCTCATTAGGCATTAATTCTATTGCCTTTTGCTGATCCAAGATCGCACCTTCAGGATCGCCTAAAGCTAAACGAACATTGCCGCGATTACTATATGCAACTCCATTTTCAGGAGCAAGGTCAATAAATCTATTCCATGTTTCTAAAGCTTTTGCAAAGTTTCCTGCCTTACTTTCTAAAAGACCTTCTTGAAAAATCATATTCAAGGACTCGTCAGCTTGAACTGAGCCTGCAGTGCAGCACAAAGCAAAACAAGCACAGATAACTATGCAAGTG is part of the Prochlorococcus marinus str. MIT 0919 genome and harbors:
- a CDS encoding tetratricopeptide repeat protein translates to MNLVSMKEKITCIVICACFALCCTAGSVQADESLNMIFQEGLLESKAGNFAKALETWNRFIDLAPENGVAYSNRGNVRLALGDPEGAILDQQKAIELMPNELDPHFNKGIAEESLQRWEEAEQDYKWILDRDAENASALYSLGWVDGSQGHWKEAAVLFNKAQIFESNFYGARLSKALANYQLKEYAQAESELRSIIRKYPMFVDCRAALTALLWRQGFIGEAKSNWVAVVGLNNQYSQKAWLLESLRWPPDPFEDLLAFIDLTY
- a CDS encoding DUF3188 domain-containing protein codes for the protein MKLGKPSSKTLIRIAAPLLVVIAIFGFYQRKGNDRVQALPALLIGIGFICTGFVERHQRRKKLFLKLNQMEETNNS
- a CDS encoding amidohydrolase, whose translation is MNLLNQEKEVLKTLMPELIDLRRHFHSHPELSGQEYQTAALISGELKKYGWKVKEAVGKTGLIADLGDISGSLVGLRVDMDALPVEEKTGLSFASLNQGVMHACGHDLHTCIGLGVARMLAQNSNQINGVRILFQPAEEIASGARWMKADGALNGVDALFGVHVYPDLPVGKIGVKSGVLTAAAGELEIEIIGEGGHGARPHQAIDPIWIGARVITGIQEAISRCLDPLSPVVISFGKIQGGQAFNVIADRVMLLGTVRCLDPQLNETLPDWIANTVQGIASNLGAEAKVHYRAIAPPVYNDPYLSSLLEKSAISLLESSNVVRLEQPSLGAEDFAEFLKDVPGTMFRLGVSGLEGCAPLHSGYFSPDESALEIGICLLARTLLSWMNETQ
- the glmS gene encoding glutamine--fructose-6-phosphate transaminase (isomerizing), with the protein product MCGIVAFVGSREASPLLLDGLRKLEYRGYDSAGLATVTQQKNSPVGFVTCKKAKGKLVNLAGLIEKEGTPGYLGIGHTRWATHGKPEERNAHPHRDNSGQVAVVQNGIIENHTSLRKNLENQGVSFVSETDTEVIPHLIAKELEKFIKEGRTPSSSVLLDAVRRVLDLLEGAYAIAIVWSATPDALIVAKKQAPLVIGLGEGEFLCASDMPALAGFTRTILPMEDEEVALLTPLGIELYDIQGNRKNRSPLFLSGLDQVIDKRNFRHFMLKEIHEQPETVELWLSKYLPVDLPSESPVASPYDLSVYESVDQIQILACGTSRHAGLVGAYLLEQFAGIRTSVFFASEFRYAPPPVSPHTLTIGVTQSGETADTLAALAMEHQRRTALNDEDFASVQLGITNSPESSLGLQVSNILDIEAGIEVGVAATKTFLGQLLAFYGLAISFATRRKSRSSEEIQNLCKELRAIPDQLKDLVKQHNQMAEELAHRFSETEDVIFLGRGINYPIALEGALKLKEISYIHAEGYPAGEMKHGPIALLDQRVPVISIATQGVVYEKVLSNAQEAKARDAKLIGIGPKAPETEVFDYLLPIPKVSEWVSPLLTVIPMQLLSYYIAAQRGLDVDQPRNLAKSVTVE
- the tkt gene encoding transketolase; this translates as MVAAPASLDTLCINSIRMLAVDAVNKSKSGHPGLPMGCAPMGYALWDKFLNHNPKNPKWFNRDRFVLSAGHGCMLLYALLHLTGYDSVTIEDIKQFRQWGAKTPGHPETFETAGVEVTAGPLGAGISNAVGLAIAESHLAAKFNKPNLSIVDHFTYVIMGDGCNQEGVASEACSLAGHLKLGKLIALYDDNHITIDGRTDVSFTEDVLKRYESYGWHVQHVKDGNSDVNAISQAIETAKAVTDKPSIIKITTTIGYGSPNKSDTAGVHGAPLGEEEADLTRKSLNWPYGPFEIPQEAYEQYRKAIDKGSKLESNWNDLLATYRSKYPNESKEFERMLRGELPGNWDQNLPTYSSEDQGLATRKHSQICLGALGPNLPELIGGSADLTHSNYTDIKGETGSFQPETREKRYLHFGVREHAMAAILNGIAYHDSGLIPYGGTFLVFADYMRGSMRLSALSELGVIYVLTHDSIGVGEDGPTHQPIETIPSLRAMPNMLVFRPGDGNETTGSYKLAIKNRNRPSSLCLSRQGMPNQRNSSSDKVAFGGYVLEDCEGTPELIMIGTGSELNLCVEAAKELKNKGKKVRVVSMPCVELFEEQSSSYKEEVLPVNVRKRLVVEAAETFGWHKYIGLDGDSVTMNGFGASAPGGTCMEKFGFTVENVLNKATKLLG
- the thiC gene encoding phosphomethylpyrimidine synthase ThiC — translated: MRASWVASRKGNSNVSQLHFARKGIVTEEMAFVANRENLPNSLVMEEVARGRMIIPANINHVNLEPMAIGVASRCKVNANIGASPNASDVAEELKKLDLAVKYGADTVMDLSTGGVNLDEVRTAIINASPVPIGTVPVYQALESVHGSIEKLSEEDFLHIIEKHCQQGVDYQTIHAGLLIEHLPKVKGRLTGIVSRGGGILAQWMLYHHRQNPLFTRFDDICEIFKKYDCSFSLGDSLRPGCLHDASDEAQLAELKTLGELTKRAWKHDVQVMVEGPGHVPMDQIEFNVRKQMEDCSEAPFYVLGPLVTDIAPGYDHITSAIGAAMAGWYGTAMLCYVTPKEHLGLPNPEDVREGLIAYKIAAHAADIARHRSGARDRDDELSKARYAFDWNKQFELSLDPERARQYHDETLPADIYKQAEFCSMCGPKHCPMQTKITDKDLDQLEDAIKSKGTSPSSSLKLDKS
- the psaC gene encoding photosystem I iron-sulfur center protein PsaC; amino-acid sequence: MSHAVKIYDTCIGCTQCVRACPLDVLEMVPWDGCKAGQIASSPRTEDCVGCKRCETACPTDFLSIRVYLGDETTRSMGLAY
- the acpP gene encoding acyl carrier protein; the encoded protein is MSQDTILEKVRSIVSEQLSVDAGEVKLESNFQNDLGADSLDTVELVMALEEAFDIEIPDEAAEGIATVGDAVKYIDEKQG
- the fabF gene encoding beta-ketoacyl-ACP synthase II, with the protein product MMENLHRVVITGLGAITPIGNTVEEYLAGLQSGVNGVGPITLFDASNHACRFGAEVKNFDPTGLLEPKESKRWDRFSKFAVIAAKEAISNSGLSINEHNASRIGVIIGSGVGGLLTMETQAQVLNVKGPGRVSPFTVPMMIPNMATGLTAIALGAQGPSSAVATACAAGSNAIGDSFRLLQLGKADAMICGGAEASITPLGVAGFSSAKALSFRNEDPLSASRPFDAERDGFVIGEGAGVLVLETLEHAKKRNAPIYGEVIGYGTTCDAHHITSPTPGGLGGAKAMKEALSDAQVNPNEVDYINAHGTSTPANDSNETSAIKTALGERAKQIPVSSTKSMTGHLLGGSGGIEAVACVLSIQHGVIPPTINYSNPDPACDLDYVPNSARENKLNIVLSNSFGFGGHNVCLAFRKFF